GGTAGGCCAGGTGGCCGACGGCGTCCCGGGCGAGCATATCCTGCTTCTCCTTTTCGAAAGCTGCCAGCCGGTTGCGGTCCGCGCAGGCGATCCAGCGGGCGGTGGCGTAGTTGACTGGCTCGTAGACGGCATCGACGCCATACTCGTTTTTCAGCCGCGCCATGGTCACGTCGAACTGCAACACCCCCACCGCACCGAGGATGAAGGCGCTGCCCGAGACCGGGCGAAAAAACTGCACCGCCCCCTCCTCGGCCAGCTGGGTCAGGCCTTTTTGGAGCTGCTTGAGCTTGAGGGGGTTTTTGAGCAGCACGCGGCGGAAATGTTCCGGTGCGAAGTTGGGGATGCCCGTGAACTGCAGCGGCTCTTTTTCGGAGAAGGTGTCTCCGATCTTGATGGTCCCGTGGTTGTGGATGCCGATGATGTCACCGGGATAGGCTTCCTCGACGTGGGCGCGGTCCTGGGCCATGAAGATGGTGGCATTGGCCCAGGTGACCTCCTTGCCCAGGCGGTGGTGGATCACCTTCATGCCGCGGGTGAACTTGCCCGAGCAGATCCGGATAAAGGCGATCCGGTCGCGGTGGGCGGGGTCCATGTTGGCCTGGATCTTAAAGGCGAACCCCGAAAAAGGGGGTTCCAGCGGGGAGACGACCCGGGTGGTGGTGGCCCGCCCGGTGGGCGGCGGGGCCATTTCCACCAAGGCGTCCAGGAGTTCCCGGACGCCGAAATTGTTGATGGCGCTGCCGAAAAAGACCGGGGTTTGGTTGCCTTGGCGGTAGTGGGCCTGCTCCAGCGGGTTGGCGGCGCCCTCCAGGAGCGCCACGTCCTCGCGCAATTCCGCGGCCTGACTGCCCAGCAGGGCGTCCAGGCGGGGGTCGGCCAAATCGGTGATCAGCAAATCATCGGTGTCGCGGGTATCGCCGCCGGGGCTGAAGAGCTGCAGGGTTTGACGGTAGCGGTTGTAGACCCCCCTGAAATTCTTGCCGGCGCCGATGGGCCAGGAAAGCGGGGTGCACTCGATCTGGAGCTTGTCTTCGATGTCCGTCAGCAGGTCCAGCGGGGCCAGTCCGTCACGGTCGAGCTTGTTGATGAAGGTAATGATCGGAGTGTTGCGCATGCGGCAGACCTCCATCAGCTTTTCGGTCTGGGGCTCGACCCCTTTGCCGCTGTCGATCACCATCAGGGCGCTGTCCACGGCGGTCAGCACGCGGTAGGTGTCCTCGGAGAAATCCTGGTGGCCGGGGGTGTCCAGGAGGTTGATCTCGAAGTCGCGGTAGTTGAATTTCATGACCGAGGTGGTCACCGAAATGCCGCGCTCCCGCTCCACGGCCATCCAGTCGCTGGTGGCGTGGCGGGCGGCCTTGCGGGCCTTGACGGCGCCGGCCAGTTGGATGGCGCCGCCGAAGAGCAGCAGCTTTTCGGTCAGGGTGGTCTTGCCGGCGTCGGGGTGACTGATAATGCCGAAAGTGCGCCGCCGCAGAACCTCTTCTTGCTGTCGTTTTTGCATCTGGCCGTCCTCTGGGGTCTCCGCCACGGCGGAAATCCCAGGCTTTTTGTGAAAGGTTCAGGTGATAAAAAAACGGGACCGAGATCGGACCCGTTTCAAAAAAAATTTACGTCAAATGCCAGCGCTTGTCAAACCCTGGCCGGGGCCGTCCTGAAGCCTTCATCCACCCGGGGCCCAGGGCAGCGGATCGAAACCTGAAGCGAGCAGGTTTCTTATCGGCAGAAAGAGCGGGTCGGGCAGCCGGGACCACGCAAACCAATGCCAGCAAGCACATTTCCCGGGCTCCAGGACCGTGGGTTCGCCCCGGGGGGCCTGGGCGACGGCGTAGAGCGTGACGTAGTGGTGGCCTTCGGCTGCGAAGACGTCGTTGGTGTAGGGGCCCAGCCGCACCGGCCCCAGCTGCAGGCCGGTTTCTTCGCGGACTTCACGGCGGGCGCAGGCCGCCACCGTTTCGCCGAACTCCAGGTGTCCGCCGGGGAACTGCCAGCTGCCGGCCCCGTGGGCATTCCGGCGCTTGCCCAACAGCACGCGGCCGTCGCGGATCAGAATGACGCCGACCCCCACCCGGGGGGCCGGCGCAATGGGCATCAAAGCGGTCATGGGTGCCTCTTGCCGCCCCCTGGCCAGCGGCTTTTGGGCAGCCTGATCGAAAAAAGGGTGCCCTCCCCCGGGCGGGATTTCACGCGGATGGTGCCGCCGTGTTCACGGATGACCTGCTCGGTGATGAAAAGCCCCAGCCCGGTCCCCTGGTTGCCCTTGGTGGAGTAGAACATGGTGAAGATCTCCTTCAGGGTTTCCGGGTCCATGCCGCAGCCGTTGTCGCGGATCTCGATGACGACGTGATCCTCATCCTGGGAGGTGCTGAAGACGATCCGGTGGGGTTTGTCGCTGGG
The sequence above is a segment of the Desulfobacteraceae bacterium genome. Coding sequences within it:
- a CDS encoding peptide chain release factor 3, with translation MQKRQQEEVLRRRTFGIISHPDAGKTTLTEKLLLFGGAIQLAGAVKARKAARHATSDWMAVERERGISVTTSVMKFNYRDFEINLLDTPGHQDFSEDTYRVLTAVDSALMVIDSGKGVEPQTEKLMEVCRMRNTPIITFINKLDRDGLAPLDLLTDIEDKLQIECTPLSWPIGAGKNFRGVYNRYRQTLQLFSPGGDTRDTDDLLITDLADPRLDALLGSQAAELREDVALLEGAANPLEQAHYRQGNQTPVFFGSAINNFGVRELLDALVEMAPPPTGRATTTRVVSPLEPPFSGFAFKIQANMDPAHRDRIAFIRICSGKFTRGMKVIHHRLGKEVTWANATIFMAQDRAHVEEAYPGDIIGIHNHGTIKIGDTFSEKEPLQFTGIPNFAPEHFRRVLLKNPLKLKQLQKGLTQLAEEGAVQFFRPVSGSAFILGAVGVLQFDVTMARLKNEYGVDAVYEPVNYATARWIACADRNRLAAFEKEKQDMLARDAVGHLAYLAPSEWRLNFDMENWPDIVFRKTREQD
- a CDS encoding NUDIX hydrolase; the encoded protein is MTALMPIAPAPRVGVGVILIRDGRVLLGKRRNAHGAGSWQFPGGHLEFGETVAACARREVREETGLQLGPVRLGPYTNDVFAAEGHHYVTLYAVAQAPRGEPTVLEPGKCACWHWFAWSRLPDPLFLPIRNLLASGFDPLPWAPGG